One window of Hoplias malabaricus isolate fHopMal1 chromosome 16, fHopMal1.hap1, whole genome shotgun sequence genomic DNA carries:
- the LOC136672347 gene encoding protein CIST1-like, whose translation MANMLHAITILIIASRASLVQTHTVSNQTSSPESSTYSPVSSTTLTTNETVTETHGSERVSPSSTTQTSALTSAVGSTTLNRTETETPPSKSPETSSNTTMSGQQSGSTTSSRQGHSTLSEETTTEVLKNYSSGITTLKTTNVNSPETSLLPTRQPNTTASAQTVNIVHSTVSQASGGNSLARNPGLVAILCIFFIVLALVLVVVIIKFITTFRKPRFERLDDLPMGKMSEEAPFARYPPK comes from the exons ATGGCTAACATGCTACATGCTATTACCATTTTAATCATTGCTTCCAGAGCATCACTAG TACAAACTCATACAGTTTCGAACCAGACCTCATCACCTGAATCGAGCACTTACTCCCCTGTTTCATCCACCACGCTGACCACAAATGAGACCGTCACTGAAACACATGGGTCAGAGAGGGTCTCTCCTTCATCAACCACTCAAACTTCTGCTCTGACCTCTGCTGTGGGTTCAACCACTTTGAATCGtactgaaactgaaacacctccATCAAAGAGTCCAGAAACCAGCAGCAATACGACAATGTCCGGACAACAGTCAGGGTCAACCACATCTTCACGTCAAGGCCATAGCACACTCAGTGaagaaacaacaacagaggTCCTCAAAAATTACTCTAGTGGAATCACCACGCTAAAGACAACCAACGTGAATTCACCAGAGACCAGCCTTTTACCCACTAGACAACCCAATACTACAGCCTCAGCACAAACAGTGAACATTGTTCACAGCACAG tttcacAAGCTTCAGGAGGAAACAGCCTGGCAAGGAACCCGGGCCTTGTGGCTATCCTCTGTATTTTCTTCATAGTTCTGGCGCTGGTTCTAGTGGTGGTGATCATCAAGTTCATAACCACCTTTAGGAAGCCCAGGTTTGAAAGGTTGGACGATTTACCAATG GGCAAGATGAGTGAAGAAGCACCATTTGCCCGATACCCTCCAAAATAA